In Paenibacillus phoenicis, one genomic interval encodes:
- a CDS encoding carbohydrate ABC transporter permease, whose translation MTFKWKPLVRHLFMILFSLVMVYPVLWWIGASLKTNGELASPNIFPSVPQWSNFVKGWNSVPGHTFTDFYLNTFALEAAVIAATLVSSTLVAFGFGRLNFPLKNLWFSLFMLTLMMPGQVLIIPQYALFHQLGWVNTYLPFIVPHMLAGGAGGTFFVFLLIQFVRGIPMELDESAKIDGCSWFGIYFRIVMPLMVPAIVTVTIFCFLWNWDDFLGHLLYLNSVDKYTVSLALRMINDSQSAQEWGQLLAMSLVSIIPATLIFMFLQKYFVEGIATTGIKG comes from the coding sequence ATGACCTTTAAATGGAAGCCGCTGGTCCGGCACCTCTTTATGATTCTGTTTAGTTTGGTCATGGTCTATCCGGTGCTGTGGTGGATCGGCGCGTCGCTGAAGACGAACGGCGAGCTGGCTTCGCCGAATATTTTCCCTTCGGTTCCTCAATGGAGCAACTTCGTTAAGGGCTGGAATTCGGTGCCGGGTCACACCTTCACCGACTTCTACCTGAACACCTTCGCCTTGGAGGCGGCGGTGATTGCAGCGACGCTGGTATCCAGCACGCTCGTTGCGTTTGGGTTCGGGAGATTGAATTTTCCTTTGAAAAACCTCTGGTTCTCCTTGTTTATGCTTACCTTAATGATGCCGGGGCAGGTGCTGATCATTCCGCAATACGCTTTGTTCCACCAGCTTGGTTGGGTGAACACGTATTTGCCGTTTATCGTGCCACATATGCTTGCGGGCGGTGCGGGCGGGACGTTCTTCGTCTTCCTGCTGATCCAGTTCGTGCGCGGCATTCCTATGGAGTTGGATGAATCGGCGAAAATCGACGGCTGTTCGTGGTTCGGCATCTACTTCCGGATCGTCATGCCGCTGATGGTTCCGGCGATCGTGACCGTCACCATCTTCTGCTTCTTGTGGAACTGGGACGATTTCCTCGGACATCTGCTGTATCTTAATTCGGTAGACAAGTATACGGTCAGCCTGGCGCTGCGAATGATTAACGATTCCCAGTCGGCCCAGGAATGGGGACAACTGCTGGCAATGTCACTCGTCTCCATCATTCCGGCTACCTTGATCTTTATGTTCTTGCAAAAATACTTCGTCGAAGGGATTGCCACAACCGGAATAAAGGGATAA
- a CDS encoding carbohydrate ABC transporter permease, with protein sequence MKSSAALGLKDAPAINKRRIFLKRWNAPVAGYLFISPWLLGFLGLTAYPLILSLYYSFTDYTLLEPINWVGTKNYELIFTADSKFVTSVKVTFLYVLASVPLKLIAALLVALVLNRAVRGIGLYRTAIYFPSLIGGSIAVSLLWRNIFGVDGIFNKIIGAFGFEGKGWITSPDTALSTLVLLTVWQFGSSMVIFLAGLKQIPGDLYEASAVDGAGKFRQFFNITLPMLSPVLYFNLVMGVINAFQMFTSAFVITNGGPMNSTYVYALYLYERAFSRYQLGYSSALAWIMLVMIVIATLIIAGTSKYWVFYETEPEGRNGR encoded by the coding sequence ATGAAAAGTTCCGCGGCCTTGGGCTTAAAAGACGCGCCAGCCATCAACAAGCGCCGGATCTTCCTCAAACGATGGAATGCTCCGGTGGCCGGCTATTTATTTATTTCACCGTGGCTGCTCGGGTTTCTCGGGCTGACCGCATATCCGCTGATTTTATCGCTGTACTACTCGTTTACGGACTACACGCTGTTGGAACCGATCAACTGGGTGGGGACCAAAAACTACGAGCTGATCTTTACGGCGGACTCCAAATTCGTGACTTCGGTCAAGGTCACGTTCCTGTACGTTTTGGCTTCGGTTCCTCTGAAGCTGATCGCGGCGCTGCTTGTCGCTTTGGTGTTGAACCGGGCGGTGCGGGGGATTGGGCTGTACCGCACGGCGATTTACTTCCCGTCGCTGATCGGTGGCAGTATCGCTGTATCGCTGCTCTGGCGTAATATTTTTGGCGTGGACGGGATCTTTAACAAAATTATCGGAGCGTTTGGCTTCGAGGGGAAAGGCTGGATCACCAGTCCCGATACGGCGTTAAGTACGCTCGTGCTGCTCACGGTCTGGCAGTTCGGTTCGTCGATGGTCATCTTCCTGGCAGGGCTGAAGCAAATCCCGGGTGATCTGTATGAGGCTTCCGCTGTGGACGGCGCCGGAAAGTTTCGCCAGTTCTTCAACATCACGCTGCCGATGCTGTCGCCGGTATTGTACTTCAACCTGGTGATGGGCGTCATCAACGCGTTCCAAATGTTTACGTCAGCGTTTGTGATCACGAACGGCGGCCCGATGAATTCAACGTATGTGTATGCGCTTTATTTGTACGAGCGGGCGTTTAGCCGGTACCAGCTTGGTTATTCGTCGGCACTGGCCTGGATCATGCTGGTGATGATTGTGATTGCCACGTTGATCATTGCAGGAACTTCGAAATATTGGGTGTTCTACGAAACGGAACCTGAAGGGAGAAATGGCAGATGA
- a CDS encoding cache domain-containing sensor histidine kinase, whose amino-acid sequence MTNPFKKFRIDSLFFRSFSIFMVAVLACIAWASYRISSNELAKTSSHYQQLLLDELNNEITTRLVMIEQISLSTSRDNELITFLRDRQDEYDRHRRSVSVERALANLTYSIPIIQGIDLYMERPLRGDANSYIQFRGLSDLAKQDWAEALDKNDFAWVSEHEIPSFQGNVRVLSFARKIVEEDKYLGVLVVHVKAKEIEQLLAGHSAPANRMMIDTLGQLTLKTGLVPEHAELSQWINVKTDQSGYVHIRGNKELGDSLLVYSKMRDSHWMLVEVTPWSEITSGGFRLALVIGVIGVIAILFVLLLTLYLSRQFTKPIKQLVTAMRQYFVGDRDETGSGGHPVDLPNDYENEFGYLFDGYRKQMEQIEELYRSLRRRYEQQRKAEIEALQANINPHFLYNMLDQLNWMAIEAGQDELSRILELMGRMFRIGLSNGNSFITIGEELEHIHCYLEIQQLRWQAGGGGELEYTIDAPFSVQELFIPKLTLQPFVENAIVHGFNGRTQGKLWITLEEQSDRLVITIDDDGAGLQQAVPRERKRRTGGYGIRNVKERIAGYFEGAYGVELSQREEGGTRVVITLPKLLEPPVPQFIDPLEPGPAA is encoded by the coding sequence ATGACGAATCCGTTTAAAAAATTTCGGATCGACAGCTTGTTTTTTCGCAGTTTTTCCATCTTTATGGTGGCCGTCTTGGCCTGTATCGCCTGGGCCAGCTATCGCATTTCATCCAACGAGCTGGCCAAAACCAGCTCCCATTATCAGCAGCTGCTGCTGGACGAGCTGAATAATGAAATTACCACCCGGCTGGTGATGATCGAGCAAATTTCGCTGTCGACGTCCCGCGATAACGAGTTGATTACGTTCCTGCGCGACCGGCAGGATGAATACGACCGGCACCGCCGGTCCGTGAGCGTGGAGCGCGCCTTAGCGAATCTGACTTATTCGATTCCGATCATCCAAGGAATCGACTTATATATGGAGCGTCCGCTGCGCGGGGATGCCAACAGCTATATCCAGTTTCGTGGTTTGAGCGATCTGGCCAAGCAAGATTGGGCGGAGGCGCTCGACAAGAACGATTTCGCTTGGGTTAGTGAGCATGAAATACCCAGCTTCCAAGGGAATGTGCGGGTGCTCAGCTTCGCGCGCAAAATCGTCGAGGAAGACAAATACCTTGGTGTACTCGTCGTCCATGTCAAAGCGAAAGAGATTGAACAACTATTAGCCGGACATTCTGCGCCGGCCAACCGGATGATGATCGACACGTTGGGGCAGCTGACGTTGAAAACCGGGCTGGTGCCTGAGCATGCCGAGTTATCACAATGGATCAATGTGAAAACCGACCAATCCGGGTACGTTCATATCCGGGGAAATAAAGAGCTGGGGGATTCGCTGCTGGTGTATTCCAAGATGCGGGATTCCCATTGGATGCTCGTGGAAGTCACGCCTTGGAGTGAAATTACGAGCGGCGGCTTTCGTCTGGCTTTGGTTATCGGCGTGATTGGGGTCATCGCCATTTTGTTTGTCCTGCTGTTGACCCTTTACTTAAGCCGCCAATTTACAAAACCAATCAAACAGCTTGTGACCGCAATGCGGCAGTATTTCGTAGGCGATAGAGACGAAACAGGCAGCGGCGGGCATCCCGTTGATTTGCCCAACGATTACGAGAACGAGTTTGGTTATCTGTTCGACGGCTATCGCAAGCAGATGGAGCAGATTGAAGAGCTGTACCGCTCGCTGCGGCGGCGATACGAGCAGCAGCGCAAAGCGGAAATCGAAGCGTTGCAGGCCAATATCAATCCGCATTTTCTGTATAATATGCTGGATCAGTTGAACTGGATGGCGATTGAGGCCGGGCAGGACGAGCTTAGCCGGATTCTCGAGCTGATGGGCCGGATGTTTCGGATTGGCTTATCCAACGGCAACAGCTTTATTACCATTGGCGAGGAACTGGAGCATATCCACTGTTACCTGGAAATTCAACAGCTTCGCTGGCAAGCCGGCGGCGGCGGTGAACTGGAATATACGATCGATGCCCCGTTCTCTGTTCAGGAGTTGTTTATTCCGAAGCTGACGTTGCAGCCGTTCGTGGAGAATGCCATCGTCCACGGTTTTAACGGTCGTACACAAGGGAAGTTGTGGATCACGCTGGAGGAGCAGTCTGACCGACTCGTGATTACGATCGATGACGACGGCGCTGGACTGCAGCAGGCCGTGCCCCGCGAGCGCAAGCGGAGAACGGGGGGCTACGGCATCCGCAATGTGAAGGAGCGGATCGCGGGTTACTTTGAAGGCGCTTACGGCGTGGAGTTATCTCAACGGGAAGAAGGAGGCACCCGTGTCGTGATTACGTTGCCGAAGCTGCTGGAGCCCCCGGTGCCCCAGTTCATTGATCCGCTTGAACCCGGACCGGCCGCGTGA